The following coding sequences are from one Nicotiana tomentosiformis chromosome 3, ASM39032v3, whole genome shotgun sequence window:
- the LOC138907375 gene encoding uncharacterized protein, whose translation MGVLAHLVVQRLSLGREIQKLANDEIRLDETEEGGTTADALAKSYLVAHIKAKQDKDPYLVKLKEGVRNKEITALTLGSDRVLKLNDRLCVPDVDGLRKAIMEEAHSSRYSIHPGFTKMYLDMKELYWWKRMKKQVADNVAKCLNCQKVKAEHQRPGGLAQDIEIP comes from the coding sequence ATGGGTGTCTTGGCCCATCTTGTAGTACAAAGGCTATCTTTGGGTCGAGAAATTCAAAAACTAGCAAATGATGAAATTAGATTGGATGAGACCGAAGAAGGAGGTACAACTGCTGATGCCTTAGCAAAATCCTATCTTGTTGCGCATATTAAAGCTAAGCAAGACAAAGATCCGTACTTAGTGAAGTTAAAAGAAGGAGTCAGAAACAAAGAAATCACTGCTTTAACTCTAGGAAGTGATAGAGTTTTGAAGTTGAATGATCGGTTATGTGTGCCTGATGTAGATGGTCTTAGGAAGGCTATAATGGAAGAAGCTCACAGCTCGAGGTACTCTATCCACCCAGGTTTTACCAAAATGTATCTTGACATGAAAGAGTTGTACTGGTGGAAACGCATGAAGAAGCAAGTAGCAGATAATGTGGCTAAATGTTTGAATTGCCAGAAAGTCAAAgccgagcatcagagacccggtggccTAGCTCAAGATATAGAGATACCATAA